The following are from one region of the Jatrophihabitans telluris genome:
- the pyrF gene encoding orotidine-5'-phosphate decarboxylase, whose amino-acid sequence MDSFGTRLDAALNARGSLCVGIDPHPGLLTGWGLADDLVSLERFSLTCAEALADTVAVVKPQSAFFERFGSRGIAVLERTIAACRDAGALVLLDVKRGDIGSTMTAYAQAYLDPSSDLAVDAITVSPYLGLGSLQPAFDVAAEHGCGVFVLGLTSNPEGPEVQHARRPDGRSVAQSVIDALAARNAGAQPLGDFGVVVGATIGESVADLGALNGPYLVPGIGAQGGSAEDVRRIFGAGLAAVLPSSSREVLRHGPDTGALRQAAARSIDEFAFLRR is encoded by the coding sequence ATGGACAGTTTCGGGACGCGACTGGATGCCGCGCTCAACGCCCGCGGCTCGCTCTGCGTGGGTATCGATCCGCACCCGGGCCTACTTACCGGCTGGGGGCTGGCCGACGACCTCGTGTCGCTCGAGCGGTTCAGCCTGACCTGCGCGGAGGCGCTGGCCGACACGGTCGCAGTGGTCAAGCCCCAGTCGGCGTTCTTCGAACGATTCGGCTCACGCGGTATCGCCGTCCTCGAACGCACGATCGCGGCCTGCCGGGACGCCGGCGCTCTGGTCCTGCTCGACGTCAAGCGCGGGGACATCGGCTCGACGATGACCGCCTACGCCCAGGCCTATCTCGACCCCTCCAGTGACCTGGCCGTGGACGCGATCACGGTCAGCCCGTACCTCGGCCTGGGCTCGCTGCAGCCGGCGTTCGACGTGGCTGCCGAACACGGGTGTGGCGTCTTCGTGCTCGGGCTGACGTCCAATCCGGAGGGCCCGGAGGTTCAGCACGCCCGGCGCCCCGATGGCCGGAGCGTGGCTCAGTCCGTGATCGATGCGCTCGCCGCCCGCAATGCCGGCGCCCAGCCACTCGGTGATTTCGGCGTGGTCGTCGGGGCGACCATCGGTGAGTCCGTGGCCGACCTCGGCGCGCTCAACGGTCCGTACCTCGTGCCCGGCATCGGAGCCCAGGGGGGCAGTGCCGAGGACGTGCGCCGCATCTTCGGGGCGGGCCTGGCCGCGGTGCTGCCCAGCTCGTCGCGGGAGGTCCTGCGTCACGGACCGGATACCGGCGCGCTACGACAGGCCGCCGCCCGGTCGATCGATGAGTTCGCCTTCCTCCGCCGCTGA
- the carB gene encoding carbamoyl-phosphate synthase large subunit → MPKRTDISHILVIGSGPIVIGQACEFDYSGTQACRVLRSEGFRVSLINSNPATIMTDPEFADATYIEPLTPAFVEKVLATEADLGHPIDSILPTLGGQTALNLAVALHDTGVLSRYGVELIGADIDAIQRGEDRQKFKDIVRTVGGDVPASAVCHTLDEAVAFAETVGNRVVIRPSFTMGGLGSGMANSAEEVRTQVARGLAASPVDEVLVEESVFGWKEFELELMRDRKDNVVVVCSIENVDPMGVHTGDSITVAPAMTLTDREYQQMRDIGIAVLREVGVDTGGCNIQFAVDPATGRLIVIEMNPRVSRSSALASKATGFPIAKIAAKLAVGYTLDEVRNDITKATPASFEPTLDYVVVKIPRFAFEKFPGADPVLTTHMKSVGEAMSIGRNFTEALGKAMRSMETKAAGFWTAAGPGEDFRSVEELLGIASIPTDGRLYAIEAAMRAGASVDQVAEATGIDPWFVDQMALIFDVGTEVAQAPALIPELLRKAKRHGLSDRQIAALRPELAGEDGVRALRHRAGIRPVYKTVDTCAAEFAATTPYHYSSYDDETEVAPQPDKAKVLILGSGPNRIGQGIEFDYSCVHAAMALREAGYETVMINCNPETVSTDYDTADRLYFEPLTFEDVLEVVHAEQQSGTVAGVICTLGGQTPLGLAQRLKDVGVPVLGTQPEAIDLAEDRGEFGRVLAETGLLAPKHGTAVSFAQAKAVADGIGYPVLVRPSYVLGGRGMEIVYDEENLASYIDKATEIGPDRPVLVDRFLDDAVEIDVDALFDGTDLYLGGVMEHIEEAGIHSGDSACALPPITLGSSVIDEVRKATRKLAEGIGVRGLINVQYALSGDVLYVLEANPRASRTVPFVSKATAVPLAKAAARVAVGASVAQLRAEGMLPASGDGGELPDDAPIAVKEAVLPFHRFRTPAGDAVDSILGPEMKSTGEVMGFDRVFGTAFAKSQAAAYGSLPSKGTVFVSIANRDKRAAIFPVKRLFDLGFRILATTGTAQVLRRNGVAAEVVGKFSEGPGNIVEKILAGEVDLVLNTPFGSPGNSGPRVDGYEIRTAAVQAGIPCLTTVQAAAAAVQGIEELARDEVTVMSLQAHHLALQAWRKGL, encoded by the coding sequence ATGCCTAAGCGCACTGACATCTCGCACATTCTGGTGATCGGCTCGGGGCCGATCGTGATCGGCCAGGCGTGCGAGTTCGACTATTCAGGAACCCAGGCCTGCCGCGTACTGCGCAGCGAAGGCTTTCGGGTGAGCCTGATCAACTCCAATCCGGCCACCATCATGACCGACCCCGAGTTCGCCGATGCGACCTACATCGAGCCCCTGACGCCCGCCTTCGTGGAGAAGGTGCTGGCCACCGAGGCTGACCTGGGACACCCGATCGACAGCATCCTGCCTACGCTGGGTGGGCAGACCGCGCTCAACCTGGCGGTCGCACTGCACGACACCGGGGTGCTTTCGCGTTACGGCGTCGAACTCATCGGCGCCGACATCGATGCCATCCAGCGCGGCGAGGACCGTCAGAAGTTCAAGGACATCGTGCGCACGGTTGGCGGAGATGTCCCCGCTTCGGCGGTCTGCCACACCCTCGACGAGGCGGTGGCCTTCGCCGAGACGGTCGGCAACCGGGTCGTCATCCGGCCGTCGTTCACGATGGGCGGCCTCGGTTCGGGTATGGCGAACTCGGCTGAGGAGGTGCGTACCCAGGTCGCGCGCGGTCTGGCGGCCTCGCCCGTGGACGAGGTCCTGGTCGAGGAGAGCGTGTTCGGCTGGAAGGAGTTCGAGCTCGAACTCATGCGCGATCGCAAGGACAACGTTGTCGTCGTGTGCTCGATCGAGAACGTCGACCCGATGGGCGTCCACACCGGCGACTCGATCACCGTCGCACCCGCGATGACGCTGACCGACCGGGAGTACCAGCAGATGCGGGACATCGGGATCGCGGTGCTGCGCGAGGTCGGGGTCGACACCGGTGGTTGCAACATCCAGTTCGCGGTCGACCCGGCCACCGGCCGGCTGATCGTGATCGAGATGAACCCGCGGGTGTCGCGATCCTCGGCCCTCGCTTCGAAGGCGACCGGCTTCCCGATCGCCAAGATCGCGGCCAAGCTCGCGGTGGGTTACACGCTGGACGAGGTCCGCAACGACATCACCAAGGCCACGCCGGCCTCGTTCGAACCGACGCTGGACTACGTCGTGGTCAAGATCCCTCGGTTCGCCTTCGAGAAGTTTCCCGGTGCCGACCCGGTGTTGACCACGCACATGAAGTCGGTCGGCGAGGCGATGTCGATCGGGCGCAACTTCACCGAGGCGCTCGGCAAGGCCATGCGCTCGATGGAGACCAAGGCGGCGGGATTCTGGACCGCGGCCGGACCGGGTGAGGACTTCCGGTCCGTGGAGGAGTTGCTCGGCATCGCCTCGATTCCCACCGACGGACGCCTCTACGCGATCGAAGCCGCTATGCGGGCCGGCGCCTCGGTGGATCAGGTGGCCGAGGCCACCGGCATCGACCCGTGGTTCGTCGACCAGATGGCGCTGATCTTCGACGTCGGAACGGAGGTCGCCCAGGCGCCGGCGCTCATTCCCGAGCTGCTGCGAAAGGCCAAGCGGCACGGGCTGTCGGATCGCCAGATCGCCGCGTTGCGCCCGGAACTGGCCGGCGAGGACGGTGTCCGCGCCCTGCGCCACCGTGCAGGCATCCGGCCCGTGTACAAGACCGTGGACACCTGCGCCGCGGAATTCGCCGCGACCACGCCGTACCACTACTCCTCCTACGACGACGAGACCGAGGTGGCACCCCAGCCGGACAAGGCGAAAGTGCTGATCCTGGGCAGTGGGCCGAACCGGATCGGGCAGGGCATCGAGTTCGACTACTCGTGTGTGCACGCCGCGATGGCGCTGCGGGAGGCCGGATACGAAACCGTGATGATCAACTGCAACCCGGAAACGGTCTCGACCGACTACGACACCGCCGACCGGCTGTACTTCGAGCCGCTCACCTTCGAGGACGTGCTGGAGGTGGTGCATGCCGAGCAGCAGTCCGGCACCGTCGCCGGGGTGATCTGCACCTTGGGCGGGCAGACTCCGCTCGGCCTGGCGCAGCGGCTCAAGGACGTCGGTGTACCCGTCCTCGGCACGCAGCCCGAGGCGATCGACCTGGCCGAGGACCGCGGTGAGTTCGGTCGGGTCCTCGCCGAGACCGGCCTGCTCGCGCCCAAGCACGGCACGGCCGTGTCCTTCGCTCAGGCCAAGGCCGTCGCCGACGGGATCGGCTACCCGGTCCTGGTGCGGCCGTCCTACGTACTGGGCGGACGGGGCATGGAGATCGTCTACGACGAGGAGAACCTGGCCTCCTACATCGACAAGGCCACCGAGATCGGACCGGATCGGCCCGTGCTGGTCGATCGATTCCTCGACGACGCCGTGGAGATCGACGTCGATGCGTTGTTCGACGGGACCGATCTGTACCTGGGCGGCGTCATGGAACACATCGAGGAAGCCGGTATCCATTCAGGGGATTCGGCCTGCGCCCTGCCGCCCATCACCTTGGGCAGCTCCGTCATCGACGAGGTCCGCAAAGCGACGCGCAAGCTGGCCGAAGGCATCGGCGTGCGCGGTTTGATCAATGTCCAGTACGCGCTGTCCGGCGACGTGCTCTACGTGCTGGAGGCCAACCCGCGGGCCAGCCGTACGGTTCCGTTCGTCTCCAAGGCCACCGCGGTACCGCTGGCCAAAGCCGCCGCCCGGGTGGCGGTCGGGGCCAGCGTCGCGCAACTGCGTGCGGAGGGCATGTTGCCGGCCTCCGGCGACGGCGGTGAGCTGCCCGACGACGCACCGATCGCGGTGAAGGAAGCGGTCCTGCCCTTCCACCGCTTCCGGACACCCGCCGGCGACGCGGTCGATTCGATCCTCGGCCCGGAGATGAAGTCCACCGGCGAGGTGATGGGCTTCGATCGGGTCTTCGGAACCGCGTTCGCGAAGTCGCAGGCCGCGGCCTACGGGTCGCTGCCGTCCAAGGGCACCGTCTTCGTCTCGATCGCGAACCGCGACAAGCGGGCGGCGATCTTCCCGGTCAAACGGCTGTTCGATCTCGGCTTCCGGATTCTGGCCACTACCGGCACGGCGCAAGTCCTCCGGCGCAACGGCGTCGCGGCTGAAGTGGTCGGCAAGTTCTCGGAGGGGCCGGGCAACATCGTCGAGAAGATCCTGGCCGGCGAGGTGGACCTGGTCCTCAACACTCCCTTCGGGTCACCGGGAAATTCCGGGCCGCGGGTCGACGGTTACGAGATCCGCACCGCCGCCGTGCAAGCCGGCATCCCCTGCCTGACCACGGTGCAAGCGGCCGCGGCGGCCGTGCAGGGCATCGAGGAACTCGCCCGCGACGAGGTCACCGTGATGTCCCTGCAGGCCCACCACTTGGCCTTGCAGGCTTGGCGGAAAGGGCTTTGA
- a CDS encoding dihydroorotase, translating into MSRPTSDQQPRPILLRGVRPLGGDVVDVLVSDGRIAQLGATLDAPEHALVVDGEQGVLLPSFVDLHTHLREPGREDAETIESGSAAAALGGFGCVHAMANTSPVGDTAEIVEQVHRRGRRAGLVDVRPVGAVSKGLAGIELAEIGNMARSAAGVRVFSDDGHCVSDARLMRRALEYIKPFDAVVAQHAQDPRLADAASCAHEGELSGKLGLPGWPSVAEESVIARDVMLAEHTGSRLHVCHVSTAGSVEVIRWAKQRGIDVTAEVTPHHLLLTVDLLADYDPVFKVNPPLRPHEDVLALRAGLADGTIDAVATDHAPHAAHDKDHAFADAAFGMLGLQTALGVVLQAMFADGRPVDGFGWAELSDRMSVRPARIGRVAGHGRPIAVGEPANLTVIDPDGRWRVVAAELASLSSNTPYSGSVLPGVVRTTLLRGRPTVLDARLAVAEALDGHDDFDDLVGLSR; encoded by the coding sequence ATGAGCCGACCCACCTCCGACCAGCAACCACGCCCGATCCTGTTGCGAGGGGTGCGACCCCTCGGTGGCGACGTCGTCGACGTACTCGTGAGCGACGGGCGGATCGCGCAGCTCGGGGCCACACTCGACGCGCCCGAACACGCCCTCGTCGTCGATGGCGAACAAGGCGTCCTGCTGCCGTCGTTCGTCGATCTGCACACCCATCTGCGTGAGCCCGGCCGGGAGGACGCCGAGACGATCGAGTCGGGGTCGGCGGCCGCCGCGCTCGGCGGCTTCGGGTGTGTGCACGCCATGGCCAACACCAGTCCGGTCGGTGACACCGCCGAGATCGTCGAGCAGGTCCATCGCCGGGGACGCCGAGCCGGCCTGGTGGACGTGCGGCCTGTCGGGGCCGTGTCCAAGGGGCTGGCCGGGATCGAGCTGGCCGAGATCGGCAACATGGCCCGGTCCGCGGCGGGGGTCCGCGTGTTCAGCGACGACGGGCACTGCGTATCCGACGCACGGCTGATGCGCCGCGCGCTGGAGTACATCAAGCCCTTCGATGCGGTTGTGGCCCAGCACGCGCAGGATCCGCGGCTGGCCGATGCCGCGAGCTGTGCTCACGAGGGCGAACTGTCCGGCAAACTCGGTCTGCCCGGCTGGCCCTCGGTGGCCGAGGAGAGTGTCATCGCCCGCGACGTCATGCTGGCCGAGCACACCGGTTCCCGGCTGCACGTCTGCCACGTCTCCACCGCCGGCAGCGTCGAGGTCATCAGGTGGGCCAAGCAGCGCGGGATCGACGTGACGGCCGAGGTCACGCCGCACCACCTGTTGCTGACCGTGGACCTGCTTGCCGACTACGACCCCGTGTTCAAGGTCAACCCGCCGCTGCGACCCCACGAAGACGTCCTGGCCCTGCGGGCAGGCCTCGCTGACGGGACCATCGACGCCGTCGCGACCGATCACGCACCGCACGCCGCGCACGACAAGGACCACGCGTTCGCTGATGCCGCGTTCGGCATGCTGGGCCTGCAGACCGCCCTCGGGGTCGTGCTGCAAGCCATGTTCGCCGACGGGCGGCCGGTCGACGGTTTCGGCTGGGCCGAGCTGAGCGACCGGATGAGTGTCCGTCCGGCGCGGATCGGCCGCGTCGCCGGACACGGAAGGCCGATCGCCGTGGGGGAACCGGCCAACCTGACCGTCATCGACCCGGACGGGCGGTGGCGCGTCGTCGCGGCCGAGCTGGCCTCGCTGTCGTCCAACACCCCCTACTCCGGCAGCGTTCTTCCCGGCGTGGTCCGAACCACGCTGCTGCGGGGTCGTCCGACCGTGCTGGATGCGCGGCTGGCGGTGGCGGAAGCCCTGGACGGGCATGACGATTTCGATGACCTGGTGGGGCTTTCACGATGA
- a CDS encoding aspartate carbamoyltransferase catalytic subunit, whose protein sequence is MIRHLLSAADLDLATATTLLDSAEQMFAIQHREVKKLPTLRGRTVVNLFFEDSTRTRSSFEIAGKWLSADVINISAKGSSVSKGESLRDTALTVAAMGVDALVVRHASSGAVARITEWVQCPVINAGDGTHEHPTQALLDAFSLRQRLGELRGRHVVIVGDLTHSRVARSNVLLLATLGARVTLVAPPTLMPSGVASWKCDRSWDLDDVLCGRAFGDVDAVMMLRVQRERMSGGYFPTEREYAIGYGLSPRRLALLPEHAPVLHPGPMNRGLEISSAAADSARSIVLDQVKAGVAVRMSVLYHLLAGDQQPAPVLEEAVR, encoded by the coding sequence ATGATCCGGCACCTGCTCTCCGCCGCCGACCTGGACCTGGCCACGGCGACCACGCTGCTCGATTCGGCCGAGCAGATGTTCGCCATCCAGCACCGCGAGGTCAAGAAGCTGCCGACCCTGCGCGGACGCACGGTGGTGAACCTGTTCTTCGAGGACTCCACCCGCACCCGATCGTCCTTTGAAATAGCGGGAAAGTGGCTCTCGGCCGATGTGATCAACATCAGCGCCAAGGGGTCCTCGGTCAGCAAGGGTGAGAGCCTGCGCGACACCGCTCTTACCGTGGCCGCGATGGGAGTGGACGCGCTCGTCGTACGGCACGCGAGTTCCGGGGCCGTCGCCCGTATCACCGAGTGGGTGCAGTGCCCGGTCATCAACGCCGGCGACGGCACCCATGAGCACCCCACACAGGCATTGCTCGACGCGTTCTCCCTGCGCCAGCGGCTGGGCGAGCTCCGCGGCCGTCACGTGGTGATCGTCGGCGACCTCACCCATTCGCGCGTCGCCCGCTCGAACGTGTTGCTGCTGGCCACCCTGGGTGCCCGGGTGACCCTGGTGGCACCGCCGACGCTCATGCCTTCGGGAGTGGCGAGCTGGAAGTGTGACCGCAGCTGGGATCTGGATGACGTGCTCTGCGGCCGCGCCTTCGGCGACGTCGACGCGGTGATGATGCTGCGCGTGCAGCGCGAGCGTATGAGCGGCGGCTATTTCCCGACCGAGCGCGAGTACGCGATCGGTTACGGGCTCAGCCCGCGGCGACTGGCCCTGCTGCCCGAGCATGCCCCGGTGCTGCATCCCGGCCCGATGAACCGCGGGCTGGAGATCTCCTCAGCGGCCGCGGACTCCGCCCGCTCCATCGTGCTGGACCAGGTCAAGGCCGGTGTCGCAGTCCGGATGTCCGTGCTCTACCACCTGCTGGCCGGCGACCAGCAACCCGCTCCGGTACTCGAGGAGGCCGTCCGATGA
- a CDS encoding dihydroorotate dehydrogenase electron transfer subunit: protein MTELATPQYKPVQETGEIFDLTRFGEYLQFTVVAPGIAEAYRPGQFVAVAVGGADTSMLLRRSFALYGVKPGGDYAGTIQFVIAAKGKGTRWLFDRRPGDSLDLVGPLGVPFPVPRNGTPAVLVGGGYGTAPLLPMAELLIAADSEVEMIIGAATADRLFGQLPAKRLLGKITVTTDDGSAGQRGWVTDPLPSAIERLGAEIVYACGPMGMLRAVGEVAKAHAIPAQVAVEESMACGIGVCMTCVLPVRGSDGVSRFVRSCVEGPVFDAGRIRWADVGSVPADLFGADGN, encoded by the coding sequence ATGACCGAGCTTGCGACTCCGCAGTACAAGCCCGTCCAGGAGACCGGCGAGATCTTCGATCTGACCCGGTTCGGTGAGTACCTCCAGTTCACCGTCGTCGCGCCGGGTATCGCCGAGGCCTACCGTCCCGGGCAGTTCGTGGCGGTGGCCGTAGGGGGAGCGGATACCTCCATGCTGCTCCGGCGATCCTTCGCGCTCTACGGCGTGAAACCGGGTGGCGATTACGCGGGGACCATCCAATTCGTCATTGCGGCCAAGGGCAAGGGCACCCGGTGGCTGTTCGACCGCCGCCCGGGCGACAGCCTTGATCTGGTCGGCCCGCTCGGCGTGCCCTTCCCGGTTCCGCGCAACGGGACGCCGGCCGTGCTGGTCGGCGGGGGCTATGGCACGGCGCCGCTGCTGCCGATGGCCGAACTGCTGATCGCCGCCGACAGCGAGGTGGAGATGATCATCGGTGCGGCGACCGCAGACCGGCTGTTCGGTCAACTGCCGGCCAAGCGGCTGCTCGGCAAGATCACCGTCACGACCGACGACGGCTCGGCCGGACAGCGCGGTTGGGTGACCGACCCGCTGCCCTCGGCGATCGAGCGTCTCGGGGCCGAGATCGTCTACGCCTGTGGGCCGATGGGCATGTTGCGGGCGGTCGGGGAGGTGGCCAAGGCGCATGCCATTCCGGCGCAGGTCGCGGTCGAGGAATCGATGGCCTGCGGGATCGGCGTCTGCATGACGTGCGTGTTGCCGGTGCGCGGCTCGGACGGGGTGTCGCGGTTCGTTCGCTCCTGCGTCGAGGGGCCCGTCTTCGACGCCGGGCGGATTCGGTGGGCCGACGTCGGAAGCGTGCCCGCCGACTTGTTCGGAGCGGACGGGAACTAG
- the carA gene encoding glutamine-hydrolyzing carbamoyl-phosphate synthase small subunit, translating into MTWWGFHDDGTSRERSDTVTALLVLEDGQTFRGDSYGAVGETFGELVFNTGMTGYQETLTDPSYHRQIVVQTAPHIGNTGVNDEDPESSRIWVSGYVVRDPARRVSSWRASRSLAEELTRQGVVGISGIDTRALTRHLRERGAMRSAISSVDLDPDSLLAKVRSSPGMLGADLAGEVSTSVPYVVSAQGESRLTVAALDYGIKAMTPQRMAERGITTHVLPATSSLSDIRACGADAVFLSNGPGDPATADGAVELVREVLRAEVPVFGICFGNQLLGRAFGFGTYKLRYGHRGINQPVQDRQTGKVEVTAHNHGFAVDAPLQGSSQTPFGAVEVSHVCLNDNVVEGLRALDTKAFSVQYHPEAAAGPHDAAYLFDRFVELLDA; encoded by the coding sequence ATGACCTGGTGGGGCTTTCACGATGACGGTACGAGCAGAGAGCGGAGCGACACAGTGACGGCACTGCTGGTCCTGGAGGACGGTCAGACCTTTCGTGGTGACAGCTACGGCGCGGTCGGCGAAACGTTCGGCGAGCTGGTGTTCAACACCGGGATGACCGGTTACCAGGAGACCCTCACCGACCCGTCCTACCATCGTCAGATCGTGGTCCAGACCGCGCCGCACATCGGCAACACCGGCGTCAACGACGAGGATCCGGAGTCGAGCCGGATCTGGGTTTCCGGTTATGTGGTCCGCGATCCCGCCCGCAGGGTGTCGAGTTGGCGAGCGAGCCGCTCGCTGGCCGAGGAGTTGACCCGCCAGGGCGTCGTCGGCATCTCCGGAATCGACACCCGTGCACTGACCCGGCATTTGCGGGAACGCGGGGCGATGCGCTCGGCGATCTCCAGCGTGGACCTGGACCCCGATTCGTTACTGGCCAAAGTCCGCTCCTCGCCGGGAATGCTCGGCGCGGACCTGGCCGGCGAGGTCAGTACCTCAGTGCCGTATGTCGTTTCCGCGCAGGGCGAAAGCCGATTGACCGTGGCCGCGTTGGACTACGGCATCAAGGCGATGACGCCGCAGCGGATGGCTGAGCGCGGGATCACCACCCACGTGCTTCCCGCGACCTCGAGCCTGTCCGACATCCGAGCCTGCGGTGCGGACGCGGTGTTCCTGTCCAACGGGCCGGGGGATCCGGCGACCGCCGACGGCGCGGTGGAGCTCGTGCGGGAAGTACTGCGGGCTGAGGTCCCGGTGTTCGGAATCTGCTTCGGCAACCAGCTCCTCGGCCGGGCTTTCGGTTTCGGCACCTACAAGCTGCGTTACGGCCATCGCGGCATCAACCAGCCGGTGCAGGATCGCCAGACCGGAAAGGTCGAGGTCACCGCGCACAACCACGGCTTCGCCGTGGACGCGCCGCTGCAGGGTTCCAGCCAGACCCCGTTCGGTGCGGTCGAAGTCAGTCACGTCTGCCTCAACGACAACGTCGTGGAAGGTCTACGTGCCCTTGATACCAAGGCCTTCTCGGTTCAATACCACCCGGAGGCCGCGGCCGGCCCGCACGACGCGGCCTACCTGTTCGACCGATTCGTGGAGCTGCTCGATGCCTAA
- the gmk gene encoding guanylate kinase — protein sequence MTSGTTDAPTPRARLTVLSGPSGVGKGTVVAEVRRLYPHVWVSVSCTTRKPRPGESDGVQYHFVSDAQFDELIATGQLLEYATFAGNRYGTPRKPVDQHLAAGRPTVLEIELQGARQIRDAMPEAQFVLLAPPSMAELRERLLGRRTEGPPDLEARLARAEIELAAADEFDEVIVNDDVEHAAGELVKLIESASAE from the coding sequence ATGACCTCTGGCACCACCGACGCGCCCACTCCGCGAGCACGACTGACTGTGCTTTCCGGCCCGTCCGGCGTCGGCAAGGGGACGGTCGTGGCCGAAGTGCGTCGGCTGTACCCGCACGTCTGGGTGTCTGTGTCGTGCACGACCCGCAAGCCTCGGCCGGGGGAGTCCGACGGGGTGCAGTACCACTTCGTGTCCGACGCCCAGTTCGACGAGCTGATCGCCACCGGGCAGCTGCTGGAGTACGCGACCTTTGCCGGCAACCGTTACGGCACCCCCCGCAAGCCGGTGGACCAGCATCTGGCCGCTGGGCGTCCCACCGTCCTGGAGATCGAACTGCAGGGCGCCCGCCAGATCAGGGACGCCATGCCCGAGGCGCAGTTCGTGTTGCTGGCCCCGCCTTCCATGGCCGAGCTCCGGGAGCGGCTGCTCGGCCGTCGTACCGAGGGCCCGCCCGATCTGGAAGCTCGGTTGGCTCGAGCCGAGATCGAGCTGGCGGCTGCGGACGAGTTCGACGAGGTGATCGTCAACGACGACGTCGAGCACGCCGCCGGCGAGCTGGTCAAGCTGATCGAGTCGGCCTCCGCGGAGTGA
- a CDS encoding dihydroorotate dehydrogenase, which yields MRTTQPTVDLRTSLASVQLANPVLTASGCAAAGKELGQFFDVADLGGIVTKSIMMRPRSGRATPRMAETPSGMLNSIGLQGPGIDSFIANDLKWLKDNGARTVVSIAGHNTDEFVNLAKRLYNQPIDLLEVNISCPNVESRGQVFACDPLAASRVISAVRRAANPNVPIFAKLTPDVTDIAAIARSVADAGADGISLINTLLGMVIDLDTLRPALGGITGGLSGPAIRPVAVRCVWQVHQAVPHLPLLGMGGIKTGRDALEFILAGACAVSVGTAVFHDPTAPMRIIGELRDELALRGFASLTDAVGFAHKSAAEQDGYFAGLARADAAAIAGER from the coding sequence GTGAGGACAACCCAGCCCACCGTGGATCTGCGCACCTCGCTGGCCAGCGTTCAGTTGGCCAATCCGGTCCTCACCGCGTCGGGGTGTGCGGCCGCGGGCAAGGAGCTCGGTCAGTTCTTCGACGTCGCCGACCTCGGCGGGATCGTCACCAAGTCGATCATGATGCGGCCGCGGTCCGGTCGGGCCACGCCTCGGATGGCCGAGACGCCGAGCGGAATGCTCAACTCGATCGGACTGCAGGGCCCGGGGATCGACTCCTTCATCGCCAATGACCTGAAATGGTTGAAGGACAACGGCGCCCGGACGGTCGTGTCGATCGCAGGACACAACACCGACGAGTTCGTGAACCTCGCCAAGCGGCTGTACAACCAGCCGATCGACCTGCTGGAGGTGAACATCTCCTGCCCGAACGTCGAAAGCCGGGGTCAGGTGTTCGCCTGCGATCCGCTCGCGGCCTCGCGGGTCATCTCGGCGGTTCGGCGAGCAGCCAATCCGAATGTGCCAATCTTCGCGAAGCTGACCCCGGACGTGACGGACATCGCGGCGATCGCGCGGTCGGTGGCCGACGCCGGCGCCGACGGCATCTCGCTCATCAACACCCTGCTGGGCATGGTGATCGACCTCGACACGCTTCGTCCGGCGCTCGGCGGTATCACCGGTGGCCTGAGTGGGCCCGCCATCCGGCCGGTCGCGGTGCGTTGCGTATGGCAGGTTCACCAAGCCGTCCCGCACCTGCCGTTGCTCGGCATGGGCGGGATCAAGACCGGGCGGGACGCGTTGGAGTTCATCCTGGCCGGCGCCTGCGCGGTGTCGGTGGGCACCGCGGTCTTCCACGACCCGACCGCGCCGATGCGCATCATCGGTGAACTTCGCGACGAGCTCGCCCTGCGCGGCTTTGCCTCGCTTACCGACGCGGTCGGGTTCGCGCACAAGAGCGCGGCCGAGCAGGACGGCTACTTCGCCGGGCTGGCCCGGGCCGACGCGGCCGCGATCGCCGGCGAGCGATGA